From a single Nicotiana tomentosiformis chromosome 2, ASM39032v3, whole genome shotgun sequence genomic region:
- the LOC138904836 gene encoding uncharacterized protein, producing the protein MGIVEVSGFAFTTFQLSGAAYQWWKVYEEGRPADATPPTWAQFLEMFLKEFVPQTLRDLWRTEFERFSELAHHAPILVPTVRERVRRFIEGLAYDLKICMTQELLTDTLFQQVVEFSRMLERVRDEEKESKEAKRSRSFGGFRGFYSSAMNHFGGFRGFTSEDIVTAPSL; encoded by the exons atgggtattgtagaagTGAGTGGATTTGCCTTTACTACCTTTCAGCTATCAGGAGCAGCGTACCAATGGTGGAAAGTTTATGAagagggtagaccagccgatgcaacacctcccacttgggctcaatttttggaaatgtttttgaaagagtttgttccccagactctccgagatttatggcgcacagagtttgaacg gtttagtgagttagcccatcatgcacctatTTTGGTTCCTACAGtaagagagcgagtccgcagatttattgaggggctcgcttacgatcttaaaatatgcatgacTCAAGAGTTGCTAACTGATACTctatttcagcaagtagtggagttttccaggatgttagaacgtgttcgagatgaggaaaaggagtctaaggaggccaaaaggtctcgaagttTTGGAGGATTCCGTGGATTCTATTCTTCAGCTATGAACCATTTTGGAGGATTCCGTGGATTCACTTCGGaggatatcgtgacggcacctagtctctaa
- the LOC138904837 gene encoding uncharacterized protein produces MAFASNLNEKSSDDTRRMKESLREFPATTWNDMYNKYSTKLWIEEDTIVQPRADERAVSRQSKSEKRTEKNKYEPCMGPTGRDSRSKQENRRFDSRPRQKDTSSSSRFRKEWYGRGNDSNTHAKIGDYNLNVSTSKLVTILRGMGDKGEVEHLLKQGYLTDLFSEKARQSYMKNRQEPPKPPSPKRTVNVIIGGDEVNGVTYTAAKKTSKVTVTHGKRVRQVLDRYSITFDDEDADDLMIPHNDVLVISLLVHDTNVKLVLIDPGSSVNIIFLRVVNEMQANDKVIQKARSLSGFDNSNVITEGEVMLTRFAEGVVKDTKFQVIDVDMEYNIILGRPWIHDIDVVPSTLHQVIKLPSQWGIRQICGDQQASRSVNSVVITSTVTNDADAK; encoded by the exons ATGGCATTCGCGAGCAATTTAAATGAGAAAAGTTCAGACGACACGAGAAGGATGAAGGAAAGTTTGCGAGAATTTCCAGCAACAACTTGGAACGATATGTACAACAAGTACAGTACAAAGTTGTGGATAGAGGAAGATACGATCGTACAGCCAAGGGCCGATGAAAGAGCAGTATCGAGACAGTCGAAATCAGAAAAAAGGACCGAAAAAAACAAGTACGAGCCTTGCATGGGGCCTACAGGGCGAGACTCTCGATCTAAACAAGAGAACAGACGATTTGACTCAAGACCAAGGCAAAAAGATACGAGTTCTTCATCTAGGTTCAGAAAGGAATGGTATGGACGAGGCAACGATTCCAATACACACGCAAAGATAGGAGACTACAACCTTAATGTCAGCACCTCCAAGTTAGTAACTATTTTAAGAGGTATGGGAGATAAG GGAGAAGTCGAGCATTTGTTGAAGCAAGGTTATCTTACTGATCTATTCAGTGAGAAAGCGAGACAATCATATATGAAGAATAGacaggaacccccaaaacctccATCACCAAAAAGAACAGTCAATGTAATAATCGGGGGAGATGAGGTCAATGGTGTAACATATACAGCTGCAAAAAAGACGTCAAAAGTCACGGTAACTCACGGGAAGCGAGTTCGCCAGGTCTTGGATAGATACAGTATAacatttgatgatgaagatgcggATGACTTGATGATTCCTCACAATGATgtactggtaatatctttacttgtacaCGATACTAACGTAAAActagttttgattgatccaggtagttcagtGAACATCATTTTTCTAAGGGTGGTGAACGAAATGCAAGCTAATGACAAGGTGATACAAAAGGCACGATCCTTGTCCGGGTTTGATAATTCAAACGTCATCACAGAAGGGGAAGTTATGCTCACCAGATTCGCAGAAGGAGTTGTCAAGGATACAAAGTTCCAGGTGATAGACGTCGACATGGAATATAATATAATTCTGGGAAGACCGTGGATTCATGATATAGATGTCGTCCCATCCACACTGCATCAAGTTATCAAACTTCCTTCACAGTGGGGAATTCGCCAAATCTGTGGAGATCAACAAGCTTCAAGAAGTGTCAATTCGGTAGTGATTACAAGCACGGTAACCAATGATGCGGATGCGAAATAG